The sequence CCGGGCGGCTGCCGTTGACGACGACCTCGACGGCCAGGATGCGGCAGAGCCGGCGGGCCCAGCGCGAGATCGCCGCGGCGCGGCCGGCGGCATCGCGGAATTTGAAGAGCAGGGCGATTTCGAGCACGCCGAGCACGAGGTGAAGCAGCAGGCGGCCGATGCGCCAGGCGCGGATGGGCAGGGCGGTCTTTTTCATGGCAAGCCGCGAGTGTAGCGTCGTGCCCCGCGGCTTGTCAGCGAATCCGAACGATCGGACCGCTCGTGCGGCCCTCATTCGGCGGCCAGGAAGTGCTTTGCGTAGCGGCGATTGATCCGGCTCATCGGTAGCAGGATCAGCACGTCGGCGGTGTTGAAGTCGGGATCCCAGGCCGGATCGCCGCAGACATAGGCGCCGGCCTTGAGGTAGCCGCGGATCAGTGGCGGGATCTCGGCCTGCTGGCGCGTGTCGAGCGCGTCGAGTGGCAGCGGGCAGCGGGGGAAGACGCGCCATTCGACCGGCGACAGCGCCTGCGCCTTCAGCTCGCGGTGGATGCTGGCCGCCATGTGGCCGCCGTCGGCCATGCTGATGCTGGCGCAGCCGACCAGGTATTCGTAGCCGTGCCTGCCCATGTAGGCAGCGAGGCCCGACCATAGCAGCGAGATCGTCGCGCCGGTACGGTAATCCGGGTGTACGCAGGAGCGGCCGACCTCGACCATGCGCGACTTGATGTGCTGCAGCCGGGTCAGGTCGAATTCGGTGTCGGAGTAGTAGGTGCCGAGCTTGCGGGCGCGCTCGGGCGGCAGGATGCGGTAGGTGCCGACCA is a genomic window of Chitinimonas koreensis containing:
- a CDS encoding GNAT family N-acetyltransferase — its product is MLQADRREHREQRRTLSVSLATHADDVRAAQALRYKVFAEEMGARLNSREPGLDIDLFDAWCDHLLVRDDDSNEVVGTYRILPPERARKLGTYYSDTEFDLTRLQHIKSRMVEVGRSCVHPDYRTGATISLLWSGLAAYMGRHGYEYLVGCASISMADGGHMAASIHRELKAQALSPVEWRVFPRCPLPLDALDTRQQAEIPPLIRGYLKAGAYVCGDPAWDPDFNTADVLILLPMSRINRRYAKHFLAAE